The Hordeum vulgare subsp. vulgare chromosome 7H, MorexV3_pseudomolecules_assembly, whole genome shotgun sequence DNA window AACGAAATTCAGCCATTTGCCCTTATTTGATGCAGACATACCCTATTGTGTTACTACATCGCAGGGCTTAATGATAACTGAaatagaagggaaggaatatcacaaACTGCCGAACTTGGTGGTGCCGTCCTTCTCGAGATGCATATCGGTGATCAACATGACTCCTTGACTGAATGAAATAAGGAGACATTTCTTCAAAACCGATCATGCAAAAAAGGCCAATTCATTTGCATGTACATGCATGCGCCACTTGGACTTcactgaagcacaggaaaatcAGGAGTTGCAAGCTTTCTTCATCAAACCAATCCATCACAGAAAAGACACAATTCTAAGCATGCCCAACCTCTACAACCATCCCATACTTCCATACCATAGGTGACATCAACTACTCTGTCTTAACTAAGAGGAGGATGCTTCATCGCAGCCTGAAGATCTCTGTCAtacaaaatattccttcaagaacAAAGAACATAAATGTTTTTATCCTGGATAAAAGCATACAGCTGAGAAATTTATGGGAAGTACAATGGGGAGAAGAAAGATATTCAAACATTCCATTCAGGTCCAGTATCATGCTGAAGTTGCAGCAACAGGGCTAGGCTCCAGCAAGGAAGTCaccttccttttctgttttttcagCCATCTTGCTATGccacttgacaagataataacaaccACAAGGTACACCAGCACACAGCATACTACCACCAAGATAAATATTGAAGTCCTGAACTTTCTGCAACTTCCAGCTGCATAAGCTGTCATCAGAGCCAGCAGGTCCAGTATCATGATGAAGTGCAATGCTTGCAGCGGAACCTTCCTCTGTCTCACAGATTTACTCAGCAGAAGCATGACTACGGCGATAGATGACATGAAGGAGATGGAATTGAAGACAAAGAATACCATGTAGCGCCACAAGTGTATGTCCTTGAGCACCGGGTTGCCAGCCTTGTAACCACCGGGAGTGTCATCAGGCCAGAAGCCACCAGGCGGGTTTAGACCGGCTTGGTATGCAATGGATGCAGCAAGAACCGAAAGAAGCATCAAGTACTTTTgtctcttcttttccttcttctcactGGTATGGGGGCCTGACCCCTGAGAATTACTTTCCTTCTTTTCTTCATCTGAACTGTCCAGCGGTGTCTCAGAGTCGGACTCTACATGAAGAATCTTCCGCAACCATTTTCTTAACCAGGTCAGTGGCCCATCTAATGCATCTTGTGTTGATGAGAGTATAAGGAATTGGATCACAAGGCATGTTAGAACTGCAGAGGCTATGACAATAAGATATATTACCGGTCTCGCTTTCCTGCAGGTTCCTGCAGAATAAGCAACCAGGAGACCCAGCAAACCCGCTACCAAGCACATACGAATTGCGTATGACTTGATTCCATCCTCACATGATTCCCTATTAACAAGCAGAATGATGACAGACACAGATGACACAAATGAGACAGCGTTCGAGTAGTAGAAAACATCATAGCGATCTGGGTGGCTATCTTGAAGAACTGGATTgcctggtgtgccacccttactGTTCTCATCCGGCCAAATGCCTCCTGGAGGGTTCAGGCCAGCTTGGTACGTGACAGTTGCTGCCAGAATAGCAAGAATAAAGAGCAAATTCCGCCTCCGCTCCAAGTCCTTCGCATTAGCATCTCTCAACTCATTATCTGTCTGAAGTGATTTTGGCTGTGCAAACTTCATCCTCTGGGCAACACAGTCTTTCAACCATCCATTGTGCCTAAACACTAAAACATGGAGAGGAACATATAAAACCACAATAAATATCACCACTGATATGTAAATAGATTTTGTCTTCTCcctgcaactcccaacaacaaagGCTCCCATTAGAGCAAGCAAATCAGTTATCATTGCTGTCTGTAGTGCCCGGCGTTTTATAACCTTGTTGCTCATCTTGCTGCTCAGGAGCATAACGATCATGACAAGGGAGGCTGCAAATGCAGTGGCATTGAAATAAAAGAAGGCCAGGTATCTCTTATGATAACTGTCCTCAAGAATGGGATCACCAGCAGAGTGCTTAGTGCCATTTGATGTCCAGAAGCCACCACTGTccccaagaatagggtcaccagcaGAATGCTTAGTGGCATTTGATGTCCAGAAGCCACCTGGTGGATTCAAACCAGCTTGATATGTCAAAGACACGGCAAGAATCGCAAGAAGCAATAGGTAAGTGCGTGACTTCTTCAGACGAGCATCATCTGGATTTCTACAGCTGCAGTAAATACTTCTCTGATGCCGTGTGGCTTGATCATTGGTAGTTCTGTCGATCTCTAATCTAACCTCATCATCATCTGCACCAGTAGAGTTATTGGACATTGGCTGAGAATTCTGTTCTGTGCTGTCCCCATGGCTGTCGGGTAATTCACATCCCATAGCCGGATCATCAGCATTTATCCTCCTGTTACCAGATGCTCCATTTTGATCCACCAAGCCCTGCAATGGTAGAATACCCTGGATAGACTTTCGACCATCACTTGATGAAGGTAGTGCCATGGGGATTGCAACCTGACGATTGCAAGCAGATTGTGTTTCAATGTTGTACATGGGAACTTCCTCGGTAGTTAGGGCATTTGTTGATGATGAGCATACAGCTTTAGTTGCAGCTTGCTCACTCTGATCATGAGATTGATGTAGCGTTGTAGACATGATGTCCTCCATGCTATTCAAATCACTGGCTGATGCAGATATCACATCTCCAGTTGATACAAGATTGCTGTCAGCAGGATGGAATTGCAAATTAGACATGCCACCTTCTACTTCTGTATCTCGAACTACATGCCCTGTAGCTTGCTGCTGAGTTCTCTGAGAGTCAAGCTCTGTATCTTGCTGGCGAATCCTCTGAGAATCAAGTTCTGTATCTTGCTGCTGAGTTCTCTGAGAGTCAAGCTCTGTATCTTGCTGGCGAATCCTCTGAGAGTCAAGCTCTGTATCTTTCTGGCGAATCCTCTGAGAATCAAGTTCGGTATCATGTTGGTGAATCCTTTGAGAATCAAGCTCTGTATCTTGCTGCTGAGTTCTCTGAGAGTCAAGCTCTGTATCTTGCTGCTGAGTTCTCTGAGAGTCAAGCTCTGTATCTTGCTGCTGAGTTCCCTGGGAGTCAAGCTCTGTATCATGTTGGTGAATCCTCTGAGAATCAAGTTCTGTATCTTGCTGGTGAGTTCTCTGAGAATCAAGCTGTGTATCTTGATGGCGATTTCTCTGGCAATGAAGCTCTGTACATTGCTGGTGAGTTCTTGGAGAGTCATCCTGCCCGGGCAATGACAGCATACTGAGCACTTTCTCAAATGCTGGCTTCAGCGACTTATCCATCCACACTGTTACAGTTTTGGAATGAAGACAGATAACAAGAATCACAACACAGATTAGAACCACAGAAATTATGAGTACCACTGACAATGATGTTGCAACATCCCTGCAGCTCCCTGAAGCATAAGCACCAATGAGCCCAAGCAGATCAACCAGGACACACACAAATAGCGCTTGAGTCCTTATCCCATGCGTGCTCAGCTCCGTGCTCAGAAGCAGTATGACTGTGACCAAAGACGCCACAAAAGAGGTCGCATTGCAACAAGTGAAAATATTGAAGCGGAGGAGGTTGTGCTTGCGGAGAACAAAAGTAGCTGGGCGGTGCCCATGATCATTCACACCCCAAAAGCCACCAGGTGGACTTATCCCAGCTTGGTATGTGATAGTAGCAGCAAAGGTTGCAAGCATCAATATGAACTTGCGAGCCTCCTCGATTTCCCTTTTGTGATCTCGGCTGCTCCTTTGCCCGTCAGAATCAGAGACAGAGCACATAGATGGCACCTTATTTAGCATGCGTTGCAGCTTCTTCAGAATGAGACGCCGGGTTTTCTGCACCTGTTCTTTTAACGGCTGTGGAACTACCCTCATGAACAACAGGATATGAACCCCAACATAGACGAAAACAGAACAGACCAGCACCAATATGTAAACGGAAGACCTCAGTGCTCTGCAACTCCCCGCAGCATATGCCCCCATAAGACTGAAAAGATCCAGTATCATGGTAAACTGCATCGAGCGAAGCCAGACATGCTTACTCGCCACTCCCCTACTCAGAAGCAAGATGATCAAGACTAGGGAAGCAGCAAAGGCTGTGGCGTTGCAGTAAAAGAACGCTTGGTATCGCCGGAAGAATCTAAGTGGGAGGAGAGGATCACCGGCATGGCGGTCAAGTTTGTCGTCCATCTGGAATCCCCCCGGCGGGCTCAACCCAGCATTGTAAGTGACACCAACGGCCAACACTGCCAGAAGTAGCAAATACTTCCGCAACCTCCACAAGAACTCGAAATCACCCTTGATACGGGATTCATGGCTACTGGCTACTGCTGACCTGCTGGATGAACCTTGCCCGTTGACGTCGGTGGCTGCCTCGATATCTTCCGCCTCTCCGCTGTCGGCTGCTTCATCTGCCGTCTGACCATTGCCTGGTCCCGAAGCAGCCACGCCGTTCATCGGTATGGCGGCCGGCTCAGGCTGCTCGCCGTTCGCCGTGCGACCGTTACCTGGCTGAGGCTGCATGTGTGAGCCGCCCTCAATCATGGCATGAGGAGTGAGTGATGGACAGAAGCACGGCCAACTGAACAACCCAACATACTGCCAGCGGTCAAAGATATCTTGGTTGTTTGGTGTGAACAGGAAGAAGTGCAGTGGAGATGAGAATGGTACACGGGCGAAGACCTGTGAAGTCAATGTCGAAAGACTCCAAATAAGAAGCACACCATGAAAACtttgagaagaaaaaagaaatacaGAAAGAGTATGGGGCCGAGGGAATGCTGATCAGGTTGCTTGACGACCCCACAGCAATAACCACGTTTATGTTCTGATGAAATCCGAAGTAGCATCTACATGCTCAAGTGCCTTTAACTAAGGAGCTGGGTGCGAGCTGCAAACTTGTAAAGGACAAACAAAAGCTGGACCCAGATGATTATGAGAAAGAGGACCCAAAGATACATGATTGGCACCCCTATTTGCAGAAGCATCACATCACAGGGCCACTTAATTTGGAATACAATGCGTACTGTGCCAAAACGACAGGTATGAAAAAGTAAGAGCGGCACAAACATCTCCTCGACAGTGAAAGATGACAGTCTAGCACTATGTTTTGATTGCCGAAATGGCCGCCATACCTGCGCACCGGAAGAGATCGCAGTGCTCAAAGATGGTTCAGCCTAGAGTGATGTACATCTTGATCAGTAGATCACAGCCTGTGTCACCATCGCTGCTCAAGTCACTGGAATTATCAGAGGTGTTCCATGAACGCCTCACTCATGATCTGCAACAAACATCTCCTGTCTTCGGAGCTCCCCGCATGGAAATGGTCGCGGCCACCATGAAGCCCACAACGGAGCTACCAATACCGGGCACGCCAGAGACGGCGGCTCCGCTCAGACATTGTGTCGATCGCCTCTGGAGCGTGCACTGCTGAGTCTGAGAGAGTCAAGGTTCGGTTCGAAATTTCGTCGAGCACCTTGATAGCACAAGCCCCGCGGCGCAGAAAGCGTTCGCTAGGTGGCACAAGCCCCATTGCCCCAGCACCAATGATCGATTCCCCATCCCCGTGCTCCAATCGGGTCAGGCTCGGGATTCCGTTGATGTCGATGTCGACTGCGACGGGACCCGAAGTTCTCCCCGTCGATCGCCTCCTGGCCATTTTTCTGGTGGTTTGGCCTCGATGAGGTGGGTGGAGTATCTTTCCCTAATCTCCGCTAATAATAATAAGGGGCTGATCTGCGCCGGCGCGTCCGGCCCAAACTTTCGGCGGGCCGCGTGCGAGCCCCAGGATCCACCAATCCCGCATTGTCCGCATggttggatccgcatgcaacaaTTTTTTTCTATGCAGTAAAATTTTGATGTGATACAATAATTTTTTCAACGATtgcaataaaaaataaaatttgtagaaaaaaaatatctacgtgatcgtagtaaaaaaacgaagctgatgatgcgtggtagcaaaagtcaaatgccggttgtagcaaatatttacgtgacgtgtatgtaactttttagtgaacggttgcagcaaaacatgatgccggttgtagcaaaaattaacacggttgtatcaAAAGTAAAAAATATCGATTGTAATGAAAAATCCGATGAACTGgagtgcaaccaaacgtatatgcagtttttttactgagacaaaaaatagtaaaaaaacacttgcagcaaatatgacgctggttgcaacatatttagacgaaaaatgttgcatccactGACCAGCGAAGCACGCCGatgggaaaaatgttgcatgggtcCACGCGCGCGAGGGGGCGACCGGTGCGTCGGTCCGGCCGGCGCGCAGGTGGGAAACGATtctctaataataaagcgcgcagcgctTCCCGCGGTCCCTACGTAAGTGGATCGAGAAAACACTTCATTTTTTCAAAAAGCCCCCTACATTAGTAAGAATTTCAATCGTGATCCTTTCTCTCATCTTATCCAGCCGCTCACGCTCCCTCTCCAGCCGCGGCGACGTGAGGGGCGGCGCATgaggagggaggccgcctccATCTGGCAGTCGCCGGCCGTGCTCGCGTGGAGGGAGGGAGGCCGCCGGCCACCATATCCCATCCGCGTCGCGGCCGCCTACCCGACGGCTCCGCTGCTACCGACGCGTGGAGGGAGGGAGGCCGCCGACCACCATGTCCCATCCGCGCCGCGGCCACCGGCCACCATGTCCCATCCGCGCCGCGGCCGCCTACCCGACGGCTCCGCTGCTCCCGACGCGGCCGGCTGCGAGGCGCACTGCTGCGAGCCACCGGTCAAGCCCAACGGCGAAGTCGCCAAGGAGGCGGCGCTGGACGGCGCcgggatccaccagaggaggggcTTCGCCGACCCggagccgctgccgccgttgagGTACCTGTCTGGCCTGGATAGATAAAAATAAGACACCCATGATAGATACAGATAAAAATTAAAACACCAAGGATAGATGCATTTTCATCTGCAGTTTACATGTAAATTATGTGAGCCTAACGTTATATTTCCCGCTTCTTGAGTATCATTTTAAGGCCATTTTTCATCTGCAGTGTACAAGACAGCTTGGGCTGGATGGTCTGCCCTTCCACCAGCTCCATATCGAAGTTCCAAACTACTGCGGCCACCACAGTTGCGAGCTGCACAACAGCAATTTCCTGTAGTCCAGTTGGCACCCTTACCATGCCTCTTATTCATGTAGCTGGTAACACCGCCGCATTACTACATGAATTGACCCTTTTGTGTATCTTGCAAATTGTTGCATTTGTGTgtccgtaaagagagatctgaaggactGGAATATCactaaagaactagccatggacaggagTGTGTGGAAGCtagctatccatgtgccagagcCATGGGTTGGTTGCGAGGTCTTATGGGCTTCAGCTCTAGCCTGCCCCAACTTGTTtatgactaaaggctttgttgtcgttgttgtgtgaCTACCATCAACATTCTTGGCTTATCTGATTTTAATTTTATGGGTTGCAACTTTTTTTCGAGAAAGCGGTGGTACCAAGCACTTAGGAGTGTAGTTTGCAATAGATTgcaacttttgcaatttataaattaTTGACAGTGATAACCCAATTTGCtttcttcctaatttttcatTACACATGTGCAGCTTCTAAAAT harbors:
- the LOC123412097 gene encoding uncharacterized protein LOC123412097, giving the protein MIEGGSHMQPQPGNGRTANGEQPEPAAIPMNGVAASGPGNGQTADEAADSGEAEDIEAATDVNGQGSSSRSAVASSHESRIKGDFEFLWRLRKYLLLLAVLAVGVTYNAGLSPPGGFQMDDKLDRHAGDPLLPLRFFRRYQAFFYCNATAFAASLVLIILLLSRGVASKHVWLRSMQFTMILDLFSLMGAYAAGSCRALRSSVYILVLVCSVFVYVGVHILLFMRVVPQPLKEQVQKTRRLILKKLQRMLNKVPSMCSVSDSDGQRSSRDHKREIEEARKFILMLATFAATITYQAGISPPGGFWGVNDHGHRPATFVLRKHNLLRFNIFTCCNATSFVASLVTVILLLSTELSTHGIRTQALFVCVLVDLLGLIGAYASGSCRDVATSLSVVLIISVVLICVVILVICLHSKTVTVWMDKSLKPAFEKVLSMLSLPGQDDSPRTHQQCTELHCQRNRHQDTQLDSQRTHQQDTELDSQRIHQHDTELDSQGTQQQDTELDSQRTQQQDTELDSQRTQQQDTELDSQRIHQHDTELDSQRIRQKDTELDSQRIRQQDTELDSQRTQQQDTELDSQRIRQQDTELDSQRTQQQATGHVVRDTEVEGGMSNLQFHPADSNLVSTGDVISASASDLNSMEDIMSTTLHQSHDQSEQAATKAVCSSSTNALTTEEVPMYNIETQSACNRQVAIPMALPSSSDGRKSIQGILPLQGLVDQNGASGNRRINADDPAMGCELPDSHGDSTEQNSQPMSNNSTGADDDEVRLEIDRTTNDQATRHQRSIYCSCRNPDDARLKKSRTYLLLLAILAVSLTYQAGLNPPGGFWTSNATKHSAGDPILGDSGGFWTSNGTKHSAGDPILEDSYHKRYLAFFYFNATAFAASLVMIVMLLSSKMSNKVIKRRALQTAMITDLLALMGAFVVGSCREKTKSIYISVVIFIVVLYVPLHVLVFRHNGWLKDCVAQRMKFAQPKSLQTDNELRDANAKDLERRRNLLFILAILAATVTYQAGLNPPGGIWPDENSKGGTPGNPVLQDSHPDRYDVFYYSNAVSFVSSVSVIILLVNRESCEDGIKSYAIRMCLVAGLLGLLVAYSAGTCRKARPVIYLIVIASAVLTCLVIQFLILSSTQDALDGPLTWLRKWLRKILHVESDSETPLDSSDEEKKESNSQGSGPHTSEKKEKKRQKYLMLLSVLAASIAYQAGLNPPGGFWPDDTPGGYKAGNPVLKDIHLWRYMVFFVFNSISFMSSIAVVMLLLSKSVRQRKVPLQALHFIMILDLLALMTAYAAGSCRKFRTSIFILVVVCCVLVYLVVVIILSSGIARWLKKQKRKVTSLLEPSPVAATSA